A genomic region of Streptosporangium lutulentum contains the following coding sequences:
- a CDS encoding heavy metal translocating P-type ATPase, translated as MTDHLHSRHSGGKELGTAILDVSGLRWASEQSVVAAWLGRCPGVREVEVNPVAQTATVLFDPALTSLAELRTQVIECGYHCAGQSVPAHICDPMAEPDTPPPHDTGHDGHAGMSMAAMVADMRNRFLVALLFSIPIVMWSPIGTEVLGLDLPVPFGLRQDVWALLLSLPVILYSCRIFFSGAVRALRARTLDMMVLVSVAVGAGWLYSLIVTLTGGGEVFYEASTVLAAFVLLGHWFEMRARGGASNAIRALLDLAPPKAVVIREGAPVEVPTAEVAGGDLLLVRPGAKIPVDGVVEDGDSEVDESMVTGESLPVHKRPASTVVGATINRDGTLRVRATKVGADTALAQIVRLVQQAQNSKAPGQRLADRAAFWLVLVALIGGGLTFAVWFLLAGAPFGVAILFAITFVVIACPDALVLATPTAVMVGAGLGAERGVLFKNAIALETSARIQVVVMDKTGTLTQGEPEVTDVITDGVAEEEVMRLVAAVERESEHPLAEAIVRHADARGSGVSRAGRFENVPGHGAVAEVAGHRVIVGNRRLLEREGVDLGKLGARRDEVSAGGRTAVMVAIDGTAAAVIGIADAPRPTSAAAVTALHELGVEVVMLTGDNAATARRIAERLGIDTVLAEVLPGDKAAKITELQAGGRKVAMVGDGVNDAPALAQADLGVAIGAGTDVAIETADVVLMRSDPLDVPVALRVGRGTLRKMRQNLGWAIGYNTIALPIAAGVFEPAFGLVLRPEIAALSMSGSSVIVAVNALALKLMRLPSPAGTTSDGGTRA; from the coding sequence ATGACGGATCACCTCCACTCTCGCCACAGCGGCGGCAAGGAGCTCGGCACCGCGATCCTGGACGTCAGCGGGTTGCGGTGGGCCTCCGAGCAGAGCGTCGTCGCGGCCTGGCTCGGCCGCTGCCCGGGGGTGCGGGAGGTGGAGGTCAACCCGGTGGCCCAGACGGCGACGGTGCTGTTCGACCCGGCCCTCACCTCACTGGCGGAGCTGCGCACTCAGGTGATCGAATGCGGCTACCACTGCGCGGGGCAGTCGGTGCCCGCCCACATCTGCGATCCGATGGCCGAGCCGGATACGCCGCCCCCTCACGACACGGGCCATGACGGGCACGCCGGGATGTCGATGGCCGCGATGGTGGCCGACATGCGCAACCGGTTCCTGGTGGCGCTGCTGTTCTCGATCCCGATCGTGATGTGGTCGCCGATCGGCACCGAGGTGCTCGGCCTGGACCTGCCGGTTCCCTTCGGGCTGCGCCAGGATGTGTGGGCGCTGCTGCTCAGCCTGCCGGTGATCCTCTACTCGTGCCGGATCTTCTTCAGCGGGGCGGTGCGGGCGCTGCGGGCCCGCACGCTGGACATGATGGTGCTGGTCTCGGTGGCGGTCGGCGCGGGCTGGCTGTACTCCCTGATCGTGACCCTCACCGGCGGCGGCGAGGTGTTCTACGAGGCGTCCACCGTCCTGGCCGCCTTTGTCCTGCTGGGGCACTGGTTCGAGATGCGCGCCCGGGGCGGCGCCAGCAACGCCATCCGCGCCCTGCTCGACCTGGCCCCGCCCAAGGCGGTCGTCATTCGAGAGGGTGCCCCGGTCGAGGTGCCCACCGCCGAGGTCGCCGGTGGCGACCTGCTGCTGGTGCGCCCCGGCGCGAAGATCCCGGTCGACGGGGTCGTCGAGGACGGCGACAGCGAGGTGGACGAGTCCATGGTCACCGGCGAGAGCCTGCCGGTGCACAAGCGGCCGGCCTCGACCGTCGTCGGCGCCACGATCAACCGCGACGGCACGCTGCGGGTGCGCGCCACCAAGGTCGGCGCCGACACCGCCCTGGCCCAGATCGTCAGGCTCGTCCAGCAGGCACAGAACTCCAAGGCCCCCGGGCAGCGCCTCGCCGACCGGGCCGCCTTCTGGCTGGTGCTCGTCGCCCTGATCGGCGGCGGGCTCACCTTCGCCGTCTGGTTCCTGCTCGCCGGTGCGCCGTTCGGCGTCGCGATCCTGTTCGCCATCACCTTCGTGGTCATCGCCTGCCCGGACGCGCTCGTCCTCGCGACCCCCACGGCGGTCATGGTCGGCGCCGGGCTCGGCGCCGAGCGCGGCGTCCTGTTCAAGAACGCGATCGCGCTGGAGACCTCCGCGCGCATCCAGGTGGTGGTCATGGACAAGACCGGCACCCTGACCCAGGGCGAGCCGGAGGTCACCGACGTCATCACCGACGGTGTGGCGGAGGAGGAGGTGATGCGACTGGTGGCCGCGGTGGAGCGGGAGTCCGAGCACCCGCTGGCCGAGGCGATCGTCCGCCACGCCGACGCACGCGGTTCGGGCGTGTCGCGGGCCGGACGGTTCGAGAACGTGCCCGGTCACGGTGCCGTCGCCGAGGTGGCCGGCCATCGGGTGATCGTGGGTAATCGGCGTCTGCTGGAGCGCGAGGGGGTGGATCTCGGCAAGCTGGGCGCCCGCCGGGACGAGGTGTCCGCCGGAGGCCGTACGGCGGTCATGGTCGCGATCGACGGCACGGCGGCCGCGGTGATCGGCATCGCCGACGCGCCCCGCCCGACCTCCGCGGCGGCGGTGACCGCCCTGCACGAACTCGGCGTCGAGGTGGTCATGCTCACCGGTGACAACGCCGCCACCGCGCGGCGGATCGCCGAGCGGTTGGGTATCGACACCGTCCTCGCCGAGGTGCTGCCCGGCGACAAGGCAGCCAAGATCACCGAACTGCAGGCCGGTGGCCGCAAGGTCGCCATGGTCGGCGACGGCGTCAACGACGCCCCCGCACTCGCCCAGGCCGACCTGGGCGTCGCCATCGGCGCCGGCACCGACGTGGCCATCGAGACCGCCGACGTCGTGCTCATGCGCTCCGACCCGCTGGACGTGCCCGTCGCACTGCGCGTCGGCCGTGGCACCCTGCGCAAGATGCGCCAGAATCTCGGCTGGGCGATCGGCTACAACACCATCGCCCTGCCGATCGCCGCGGGCGTGTTCGAGCCCGCGTTCGGCCTGGTGCTGCGCCCCGAGATCGCCGCCCTGTCCATGTCCGGCTCCAGCGTCATCGTCGCCGTCAACGCCCTCGCCCTCAAACTGATGCGCCTGCCCTCGCCGGCCGGCACAACCTCGGACGGCGGCACTCGCGCGTGA
- a CDS encoding DinB family protein has translation MSTVLASRTDVPPAWDERTMLATFLDYTRATVHAKCAGIAEDDARRAPLPGSPLMTISGLVSHLRWVEFGWFEYTLLGAEDRGPLPTKDDPDPEMRIAVEIPIIQLLAEYEAQCARSREIMASLDLDTPSKRKNSAGEPVTLRWITFHLIEETARHNGHIDLLREMADGVTGD, from the coding sequence ATGAGCACCGTGCTCGCCTCCCGCACGGATGTCCCTCCCGCCTGGGACGAGCGCACGATGCTCGCCACGTTCCTCGACTACACCCGCGCCACGGTTCACGCGAAGTGTGCCGGGATCGCCGAGGACGACGCCCGCCGGGCGCCCCTGCCCGGTTCTCCACTGATGACGATCTCCGGGCTGGTCAGCCACCTGCGCTGGGTGGAGTTCGGCTGGTTCGAGTACACGCTCCTCGGAGCGGAGGATCGCGGTCCGTTGCCGACCAAGGACGACCCCGATCCCGAGATGCGCATCGCCGTCGAGATTCCGATCATCCAGCTGCTCGCCGAGTACGAAGCCCAGTGCGCGCGGAGCCGGGAGATCATGGCCTCCCTCGACCTGGACACCCCGTCGAAGCGGAAAAACAGCGCCGGTGAACCGGTCACGCTGCGGTGGATCACGTTCCATCTGATCGAGGAGACCGCACGGCACAACGGGCACATCGACCTGCTCAGGGAGATGGCCGACGGGGTGACCGGCGACTGA